The window AATACGCCCAAGGCAACTATGAAAGGAACGGCCAAGCAGACAGCTGAAAGGTTTGGGGCAGAGCAGGAAGAATGTTGGGATGAGATCACGCCCAAGCCAAAGAAAATGAAGCAAATTAGCAGATGATCGTATTTAATAACACTGTTTGACATAGCACAATTTCATCATCTCGTGTTTGTTGTACACATGCATTATCATACATCTATATCCGATACCTATCGACTTGTTACAAGCAGCAGCCATCACTGTTGACCAACTTGCTTCAACTCTACAGGTCCACTTCCATCGCCTGATCCGGCTGTGCCAATCTTCGGCGGTAAGACGAGCACGCGGGTGTTGCGTCGCCAGAATGTGATGAGGAGAGCCGCCAGTCGTGCGGGGTTGTCCTACATCCATGAGTTCAGCCGAAACTCCAtacttctttttcttttccccGTTAGAAGTTGGCAATTACGCACCTCGTGCAAATAATGGCCTACATCCGACATGACCTCCAGCTGGAATTTTCCTTGCCTTGAGTAGATAGCAAAGGTCAGTCCAAGAACCGTCTAGCGGTGACCTCTGGTCGTCACTACTTCAATCACAAGGAATCAGAAACTTACATTTGTCCAACCATCAATTCGCGATCCAATCTCTCCTCACCCGCGAGAACCAACAACCTCGCGCACTTGGCTCTCAAAAACCTTTCACTAAGACCTTTGTACCATCCTTCCCAATATCGCTCGGTCCGTAGGAGGTTGGTACGCCAGACTTGTTTGTATCCAGGACTTGCGGCAGGGCCAGATGAAGGGGACATGGGGGCAGGGACGATGATGTGTGGGACAGAGACCCGGGCTGACTCAACGTTGCGGATACAGTTGGATGATACGCTTCGTGGTATGTAAAGTATGAGCAATATGCGGATTATAGGTTTACCAAAGGTGGAAGACCTACTGCCAGTAGATAGCATCTATCACTGAACGGAAAGATTCTGGGCGTTTGGAGAGGATGGACTTCATTGCTGGAAGAGATTCAACCGCCGTACCTGTTTGTAGTATTAGCCGTATCGCATTACCTACGCAAAAATATGTACGCTACCCTCTACAACATCGAGAACGACAACACCGGGGATGATGTATCCTTTCTTCTGCAATTCGGGAGCAGCACTGACCACTGGTGCAGCGCCCATTGAATGGCCTAGCAACTGCCCGCCCCTTTAAGATCAGCTGGAAATACGGCGCATGGAAAACGATTTAACGAACGATAAGGGAAGGTGATTCTTTTGGATTAGGGAAAATCATTTCAATAAGAGCCATAAAGTCGGATAGAAGGGTGTCATGGGATAAATCAAGCTCGAGTTTTGGGTCTCTTGTAGACGTTTTGCCTGTCAATTTGACATCATTTTGCATTCACGCTTCGCGCTCGAAAACGACATACCATGTCCGCGACAATCAAATGCCAGTACACCCATCTCACCATTGCCTTTTGCCTTCACCTCTCTGGCCAGCGGGGCAAAACCCAGTCCGCTCGCCCCCCCTCCATGATGACAAACCAGATACGTCCCATGTTTATTCGTCTGCTGCTGTGTCCTCACCCCTGAAAGACCTGGGAGCGTTCCAGCATTGGCAGACGGCGTCGGTAAGTTAGGGGGGGTGAGGTAGACTCGAAACGTGCAGGGGGTGGAAGGTGGTTGGACTTCGGCAGCTTGGGCGAAGAAGgttgatgaggagagaggagaatAGTCTTGGGTATTGTGTTTACTAGGGCCCATGGTCCTGCATCCAGACGTCAAAAATTAATTCGGATAATACTTGGCCACAAGTAGCGTACACAGGTCCAAGCTCTCCAATCGCGTCACCTTGTTCgttttcctcatcttcctcgtcaATGTCCTCGACATCCGGTTCGTCGGCCCAAGGCGCTCGAGTGGGCGGTAGTTGGGGTAACTTGTTCAGCATTGATTTTCTGAACATGTCAGACATTGTGTGTTGCTGTACTGTTCTCTAGGAGGCTAATTTAGTGGACAAGGCCAAAGCGAGCACGTTTAAAAAAAGCTTCCTCTGCTATATCCTCAACTGTCGCAACGACGAATATGACGACGAACCATGTATAGTAGGTACGAATATCTGACGAACCTCCACCCGATATAGTAAACCATTAATAACTAGCCCTGACGTCATGGAATCTTCCGAATAATTCTCTAATCAGTCCTAATGGTCCAAATGAATCTCGTAATCAGGATCTCTCTTCTGAGTTACTTCACAAGCCCCATTTTGTAATGCGATTACAAAAACCCTTTGAATTTCCATCGCATGATGTGTTCTCACAAACTATAACCTCGCTGTACTTGATTTGTTGTATCTCTATTGGTATTCGACATCCACATCTCCCCTTATTTTTCTCTAGCGTACAGTTAACTGGAAGCACTTCCGATTGCTTGCGATGAGCGCCCCCATACCTATTACGCCAAGGAGAGCCTCTCCTGAGAAACCGTCTAGTACGTTGTATACTGGATATCAATATGCGGTTCTGTATCTGACTCGGGGGCAGAAATGTCCACAAGTACATCTTCCAACTCGAACCTATCCTCATCAGCCCCTCCATCTGCGCTGTACAACTTCCGTCTACTCTCTGCACTCCGTTCCGAGGATACGTCGGAGGTACAACCGTTTTTGAATCAACTGAAGGCAGCTGGTGGGACGGAAGAGCAAATTGAGAAGGCCGGACAGTTGTTGGGGATGGCTGTAAGGGTTGCCAGTAGTGCGTCACTCATATGGCATCCGGAGACAATGGCTCACTGATGTTTGGGTTCACAGTCTCGGTGATAACTTTAATCCTCAATTCTCCCAACGTCCCTTCACCAAACCTCCCAACTTCTGCAGGAACATCTACGACGCCTTTACACGTCGCTAGTCAGCTGGGACGTGTCGATGTTGTCCAGCTACTTCTGTCTGATCCCAGGATTGATGATACCATGAAGGATGATCGTGGGCGTACGCCGTTGGAATGCGCCGCCTCCCCTGAGATTGCGTCTGTCATAGAAGAATCCCGTGCGCAACTTCAGAGCAAATACATGGGTTTACTCTCTCGATATGTGTCAAGCTCATTAAATTCCCCTGAGGAGAGCGCTGCTCTTGCGGAATTCCTGGATCTCCCAAGGTGAGCCTAATCAAAGTGGACTGCTTTCGGTATTAATAAGGTTTAGGGTGGGAGCTGTCAATTTGAATGCTCTAGATGGAAGGACTGGGACCAGCCTGTTGCACGAAGCGGCTCGGTAAGTCATGTATATATTGTAAGCCATACTAATTGCTACTGGCAGGCGACGAGACCTTCGACTGGTAGAACTCGCCGTCAAGAAAGGTGCCGATGTCTTCGTAAGGGACAAGCGTAATAAGAGAGTGCTGGACGGCGAAAAGAATGCGGACGATAGAATCAAAATGTTCTTGAGGCAATGTAAGTTTAACCGATGTGCATAGGTAATGCGCTAAATAGCTTCAAAGTCAACAACCAGGATAGTCTTGTCGAAGCCAAGTCTGACGGTCGGCCTCCTGATCATCGTGGATTCCTCAGCAAATGGGTCAACTACAAGAGTGGCTGGCAAACCAGATGGTTTGTCCTCGAGAACGGTGTACTTAGTTACTATCGTGATCGCGAAGACGAAGCCGTTGCTTGTCGAGGTTCAATTGCCATGGCCGTCGCTACTCTTCACCCCTCCTCTGATGGGACCCGTTTCGAACTTTCCTCTAAGGTGTCTTCTGCCGTACCCAAATTTATCGTCAAGTCTGCGCACCGTGCAGAGATTGCACGATGGGTCCAGACCATCAAGCTCAACCTTGAGTACTATCAAAATGGTTCCGGTGTGGAAGGACAGGGAGGTGGTCGTCCTTTACCCCGAAGAAGCGCAAGCCTCAAGGTGCATGACAAGGCTGCTACTGCAGTCAATTCGCTGCCACCTTCGGATCAGTTTTTGAGCCCTACCCTTCAACGGACTGCTACCAGTCTTAGCGGCACTGTTAAACCTCCATCCGAAAGTATCAACTCACGAATTACTGGAACTCACCCAGAAAGCCTTGCTTACGACAAAGACGACAGCGATCAAagcgaagatgaggatCAGCCATCTGCGGAGGTTATTCCTTATGAGGATACTTATGAACTAGGCCTGCTCAATATCCAGGAGCAAATTGACCTGACCCTCCAGCTCGTGGACTCTATCGTTGTCCCATCATCAgtttcttctccctccGCCGATCGTGGCACATCCACTTTTGCTCGCCAAGCAGCCGTCAAAGATGCTCTGCGCCAATCCCTCTCCACTATGTCCGACCTCGTCCTCAAACAAAACACCATGTCACACGATCGCGAACGATACTTTACAAGCCGCATCCAGCGAGAAATCCAGGCTCGTCAGCTGTGGGAGGAGAATATGCTCACTATCGCCAAACAACAAGCAGAGTTTGAGCAACAGCTGAATGATGCGGCAAAGGTaaatgagaagaagaagaaggcgcTGAAGCAGGCGAAGGGAGTATTGGCTGGCTTGAGTGGAGTAAGCGTGCCGGGGTCTCCTGCGACGTTTGGAGAGCCGCGTGCATCCATAGATCAGGGCATCCTGCAACCTGCCCCAATAACGGGAACCGGTCAGACATTTCCCTCGTTCCCCAAGACGGCATTTACCTCCGCTGGTCCGCCCGTCTCGAGTACAACACCCACCGCACCATCAGAATTTTTATCACCTCCCTCAATCCCCAACATCAAGGAAGCCCATGATGCAATTGTCGCTGCTGAGTCTGgggacgaggatgatgataCCGACGAGTTCTTTGACGCGATTGAACAGAATCAATTGCCGAATTTAAAGCTTTATGAGTCTATTGCTCATCCGGAGAGGGAACGTCCTGGAACGCCGGTTACACCGGGGACTCCTGGTATTGGAAGGGGAGTAAGTTTGGTGGCCGGTGCTGGTGAGGAGGTTGACGGAGGCGCCGTGCAAGGCGCGGAGCTGGTCAGGCAGAAATCTGTTCCTGGAAAGGGTACGATTGAAGAGTACCTTGCGAGAGAGAGTTTGGAACCATATCTACATGTGAGGCAGAAATTGCCTATTGATGATGACAAGAGGCCTTCCGTAAGCTGTGAGTTGGTTATTACGCGGATAGCATACCGGAAGGGCAGCAGCTTATCAGGAGCACATATTATAGTGTGGAGTATTTTGAAGAGTTCTGTGGGCAAGGATCTTACAAAGATATCCTTCCCTGTCAGCTTCAATGAGTGCACTTCAATGCTTCAACGAATGGGTAAGTCAATTACTACCTCAAGCATGTGCATCTCACCTTAAATCTTGTAACCTTAGCGGAGGATATGGAGTACGATGCTTGCTTGACTGTTGCTACCTCTGAGAAAGACAGTCTCCGTCGTATAGCATTCGTCGGTGCGTTTGCGATGAGCAATTATAGTTCGACTATCGGGCGTATCGCCAAACCCTTCAACCCTCTCTTAAGTCAGTCATTCGAATACGCCATTCCAAACAGGTATCGATACATTTCTGAGCAAGTTTCCCACCATCCTGTACGTAATTTCCTATTGCTGTCCTAACACAGCGAAAAATGGCTGACTGTATACTGGCTGATATAGCCTATCTCTGCGTGCTACTCTGAAGCACCCAAATGGAAGTACTATGGTGAGGTTGATGCTCAGAACAAATTCCAAGGGCGTTCCTTCGAGATTCGACCGACTGGTGTGGCCCATGCAGAGTTGATAATTCCTCGAGAATGGGTAAAACATTCCTTAAAGTATCCTGATGCAGGTCCAGAGTATGGACCTAACTTGGTGAAGGAACACTACTCGTGAGTGTCATTGTTTGGCCATCATATACGTCCTGCTGTGCATGGAgtgctgctgctgatgaGGTACTCAATTCaggtggaagaaggtgaCGACTAACGTATCGAACTTTATCATGGGATCACCTATTATTGACCATTACGGAGATCTCGTTGTTAGTAAGTAGCTTTTTATTTATGTTTCAATAGAACAGGAGAACTGACTATAAGACCTAGCAAATCACCGAACTGGTGAGACCTGTACGCTTACGTTCAAGCCACGCGGATGGAGAGGTAAAGATGCATTTGAGATTAAGGGTAGCGTTAAGGATGCCGACGAGAATGTCAAGTGGGACATCGCTGGTCGTACGTTCCTTTTAAGTTCCTTATTACCGAGAACATGGCTAACAACACTAAGGATGGGATACTCAGCTTATTGCGCGAGAGGCAGGTGCAGAGACTCTTCCTCTGGAATCCGACATGAGTGTGAACCAGGCGCAGAAGGAGTACATTTTGCTGTGGAGAAATTCCGAGAAGCCAAAAGCGCCATTCAACCTCACACCTTTTGCCATCACGCTCGTAGGTTCACTGAAAAACATGGAGTGTGACCGATCCTAACTCATGTATGACTGCAGAATGACATTCCTCAGGGTTTAGAAGAATATCTCTGTCCCACCGACTGTAGGTTGCGAACAGACCAAAGAGCGTTTGAAAATGCGGAGTATGACAGAGCTCAAGGGTAAGTTCCTTCCATGTCTCGTGACTCATCAACAATTCTGACCTCTCGGTTTTTAGACTGAAGACATTGAATGAAGAAAAGCAACGCCATACCCGTAAACTTCGTGCTGAAGGCAAACTTCCACCTCACGAACCCAAGTGGTTCAGTGCGACTGTTGACGACGACACACGCGAGCGCTTATGGGAGCCGAAGAGGGCCGAGAATGGGGAGGTTGCGTTTTGGAGTATcagggagaagaaggacTGGGACGCTGCTGGAGTTGAGCACATTTTTGCCAATGATCAAGAATAGCATGAGGAATAGTAATGGTCACTTCCGAAGACTTAATAATTGGACTTCGTATATTATCTGAAATTAAATTATAAATCCAATACTTATTTGGCTCTAAGTAACGTTGCGAAATTGTCATGGTGGAAGGTCCGGATGGCCTATCTGAGTATCTTCAGCAAACACAGGCAGTTATTATGAGATGGCTACAGTGATTCATGACGAGCTTAAATAAGCACTGAAATATAAGGTGCATTCAATAGGTGTTGGCCTTTGTAGGCTAATATACTGTATGCAGCTAAAACAACATCGAGCAGAATGCGTACGTATTAACCCAAAACATGATCATCACCGCCTCCCCCTGTCGCAGGGAACCGAAAACTCCTCTTCAACTCTCCAAGATCCAATTGTAAATGTGTGCTTGATAGCTGAGGGCCTAGCGAAGAGGCTAGAGAGGGAGGCATCGGAGCGGGTGGAGTTGAGATAAGAGAAGGTGATGCCAAAGAAGACTGTTCAGTTTGAGCTTCAGTCTTCACTGTCTCCCTGTATTTTTCTTCGTATTCAGGCTCCTTCATTTTCCTGATGACATCAATGACTCCCTCAAGCTCGCTGACTAATTCTCCCCCCCGTTTTCTCGCATCTTCGCCCTTTCTCATCTCATCCGCTCCCAAGAGATTCTCAACATTCACGCCTTTCTCCCGCGCTTCCTTCATTAGCTTGATTCTTTCCTCCCTTGTCATGCCGGTAAGGACAGCGTTAGTTCGAGGTAACGGTGCCGACACTGACTCAAAGACAGTATCTTTTCCTGGACGTGGCAATTGATCGAGAGGCAGGGGCGGGTCGTCATGATTAAGTGAGCTCGAGGGATGTTCGGCGAGGTGGACTTTGTTGATAAACGACTGACGATCTGTTTCGAGCGATGTGCTTTCAGATGTAGATGTATCTTCCCATGCGCGCAGGAAGTCAGGCATTTCCGGTTCCTGCATCTCTTCGCTCTCCTCGATTTCGTCATTTTCCCGTCGGTTGCCTTGATCACGCTCGTCCATTCGATTGGACacttctctccctctctcccaCTCCCTAATGACCTCGCCTAGACTTTCTCTGACTTTAGCCCACTTCTGCGATGTTTCTCTTTCACCGTCTCTTCCAAGTGTGAATCGTAAGCTAGCGAGCTCACCCCACGCCTTCACTATACTCGATGACATCTTGTCAATATGTTCCACGAGTAATCGTTCATCGCTTGTCTTGGGAGCGAAATCCAGCTGCTGATCAGTCAGAGTCGTCGGGAAAGGGAAGGTGGTTTCGGCGGGTGATATGCCCGTATCTGGGAGACCGGAGTGGCCGCCGGCCAAATCATATAGTATCTCTTTGATGGCCATATCCTTTCGCACCTTCTTTAAGACATTTTCCACGACTACGCActcctccttcatctttttcGACAATTCTTCCAGGGTACTGCTGACCTCTTCCCAGTAAATATCATTCGGCTCCTCGAACCTCAATCCCAGAAGGCAGCACGCCATCCGCCGTCGTTTGAGGTGGATGCCCAAAGACGAGGCTGTAAGCGCAGGAGTTGTAAGCGGTGAGACCGAATTGATTCTCTCTAGTGGTGCTCTCGATAGAGGAGAAGATACAGAAGCAAAGGAAGAGCGCTTGTCAGAAAGAAAAGTGTTGGGTAGGCCAAGACCGAGACCGACTGGTGTCAAGTTTCGATTAACAGATGATCGTCTTGGGCGTGAGCCTGTTGATTGTGCTGATCTCAGGGTCTGCAGATCTGATATAGGCATACTTCTGGTTCGCGCCAGGTCAGCTCCCGGCAGATAATCAGTTTCTGAATAAGGATAATACCGCATATTCTGTAAACTTCGCCTTTTTCGCCCTGGGTTACCTTCAGTTGACCCACGAGCTCGGGTAGAAGATTCTGTTGGACGGATAGGAGATGAAGGGAAATCGTTTTcaaaaggagaagggaggagggaagagcTGTTGGTTCGGGAACGATAGGCAAGAGGAGCTGTTCGAAGGGGTATCAAGCCGGTCTCACTGAATTGAGACATGCGTCTTGACAGAGGGGAAGGGATGTGTTTGAAAGACGTGGAGATAGGGCGGCGATTGGTGATCGGGCTTATGGGCGTTGTGGGGGTGCTCATACTTAACTCTGGGGACGTATTGGGTTCCGGCGAAAGACTGCTTCGCAGAGCATGCACCAAAGTTttatcatcttcttcgcccAAATGGGCAGAAACAAATTCGTTATCCTCATTCTCATCCGTTTCTATAATTCTCTTTTCATGGCGAACACTTTCTGGATTCCAAGACTTTCTTGCCGCTATACGTTCCTGGCTGGCTCGCTTTAAGAGTCGTGGGGTCCGTTCTGGTATCTGAGTGAAACGGTCATTCGGATCAGGCATAGACATGATAGACATGTGTTGAGAACGGCCAGAATGGCCGTATCGACGTAAAGAGCCAGGCTGAGGAATTTTGCTAGGAGTTGATAAGGGTCGTACAGGGGTACGGCGAGGTGAAGGTACTCTATGATCTGCTTGCTCACCATCGCTCGAATCATCTGCCCCCCTTCTTGAGTAAAAAAAGCTTCCAACAACAGGAATATCATACATCTCTCCCA of the Cryptococcus gattii WM276 chromosome H, complete sequence genome contains:
- a CDS encoding Oxysterol-binding protein, putative (Similar to TIGR gene model, INSD accession AAW45346.1), coding for MSAPIPITPRRASPEKPSKMSTSTSSNSNLSSSAPPSALYNFRLLSALRSEDTSEVQPFLNQLKAAGGTEEQIEKAGQLLGMAVRVASISVITLILNSPNVPSPNLPTSAGTSTTPLHVASQLGRVDVVQLLLSDPRIDDTMKDDRGRTPLECAASPEIASVIEESRAQLQSKYMGLLSRYVSSSLNSPEESAALAEFLDLPRVGAVNLNALDGRTGTSLLHEAARRRDLRLVELAVKKGADVFVRDKRNKRVLDGEKNADDRIKMFLRQFNNQDSLVEAKSDGRPPDHRGFLSKWVNYKSGWQTRWFVLENGVLSYYRDREDEAVACRGSIAMAVATLHPSSDGTRFELSSKVSSAVPKFIVKSAHRAEIARWVQTIKLNLEYYQNGSGVEGQGGGRPLPRRSASLKVHDKAATAVNSLPPSDQFLSPTLQRTATSLSGTVKPPSESINSRITGTHPESLAYDKDDSDQSEDEDQPSAEVIPYEDTYELGLLNIQEQIDLTLQLVDSIVVPSSVSSPSADRGTSTFARQAAVKDALRQSLSTMSDLVLKQNTMSHDRERYFTSRIQREIQARQLWEENMLTIAKQQAEFEQQLNDAAKVNEKKKKALKQAKGVLAGLSGVSVPGSPATFGEPRASIDQGILQPAPITGTGQTFPSFPKTAFTSAGPPVSSTTPTAPSEFLSPPSIPNIKEAHDAIVAAESGDEDDDTDEFFDAIEQNQLPNLKLYESIAHPERERPGTPVTPGTPGIGRGVSLVAGAGEEVDGGAVQGAELVRQKSVPGKGTIEEYLARESLEPYLHVRQKLPIDDDKRPSVSCELVITRIAYRKGSSLSGAHIIVWSILKSSVGKDLTKISFPVSFNECTSMLQRMAEDMEYDACLTVATSEKDSLRRIAFVGAFAMSNYSSTIGRIAKPFNPLLSQSFEYAIPNRYRYISEQVSHHPPISACYSEAPKWKYYGEVDAQNKFQGRSFEIRPTGVAHAELIIPREWVKHSLKYPDAGPEYGPNLVKEHYSWKKVTTNVSNFIMGSPIIDHYGDLVVTNHRTGETCTLTFKPRGWRGKDAFEIKGSVKDADENVKWDIAGRWDTQLIAREAGAETLPLESDMSVNQAQKEYILLWRNSEKPKAPFNLTPFAITLNDIPQGLEEYLCPTDCRLRTDQRAFENAEYDRAQGLKTLNEEKQRHTRKLRAEGKLPPHEPKWFSATVDDDTRERLWEPKRAENGEVAFWSIREKKDWDAAGVEHIFANDQE
- a CDS encoding Hypothetical Protein (Similar to TIGR gene model, INSD accession AAW45347.1), which encodes MATYVSDSGPLDDYFRDELEGQKRLSELEADTEGQTHLSHEDTVESQAASAKHRQLLSALPLPDVYEHSQAPEDSFAEQFKYRICSSGLLEKDYVPGLSGVSDAGAEPIKLDWRGLMRKWMEIGKERWDLLAAGACLLVGLMMGLGAINSAGLLLVLSLLACSYVWYHGTPVSSSSLLIDPTGTPKDQTLSSLTTFLAQSDSLNATMMSSLEILQLDSEPGDNSHELRLALHRLTDNMADHIATATSTLLEMTDRNELGVLGEMYDIPVVGSFFYSRRGADDSSDGEQADHRVPSPRRTPVRPLSTPSKIPQPGSLRRYGHSGRSQHMSIMSMPDPNDRFTQIPERTPRLLKRASQERIAARKSWNPESVRHEKRIIETDENEDNEFVSAHLGEEDDKTLVHALRSSLSPEPNTSPELSMSTPTTPISPITNRRPISTSFKHIPSPLSRRMSQFSETGLIPLRTAPLAYRSRTNSSSLLPSPFENDFPSSPIRPTESSTRARGSTEGNPGRKRRSLQNMRYYPYSETDYLPGADLARTRSMPISDLQTLRSAQSTGSRPRRSSVNRNLTPVGLGLGLPNTFLSDKRSSFASVSSPLSRAPLERINSVSPLTTPALTASSLGIHLKRRRMACCLLGLRFEEPNDIYWEEVSSTLEELSKKMKEECVVVENVLKKVRKDMAIKEILYDLAGGHSGLPDTGISPAETTFPFPTTLTDQQLDFAPKTSDERLLVEHIDKMSSSIVKAWGELASLRFTLGRDGERETSQKWAKVRESLGEVIREWERGREVSNRMDERDQGNRRENDEIEESEEMQEPEMPDFLRAWEDTSTSESTSLETDRQSFINKVHLAEHPSSSLNHDDPPLPLDQLPRPGKDTVFESVSAPLPRTNAVLTGMTREERIKLMKEAREKGVNVENLLGADEMRKGEDARKRGGELVSELEGVIDVIRKMKEPEYEEKYRETVKTEAQTEQSSLASPSLISTPPAPMPPSLASSLGPQLSSTHLQLDLGELKRSFRFPATGGGGDDHVLG
- a CDS encoding Structural constituent of ribosome, putative (Similar to TIGR gene model, INSD accession AAW45345.1), translating into MSDMFRKSMLNKLPQLPPTRAPWADEPDVEDIDEEDEENEQGDAIGELGPVTMGPSKHNTQDYSPLSSSTFFAQAAEVQPPSTPCTFRVYLTPPNLPTPSANAGTLPGLSGVRTQQQTNKHGTYLVCHHGGGASGLGFAPLAREVKAKGNGEMGVLAFDCRGHGKTSTRDPKLELDLSHDTLLSDFMALIEMIFPNPKESPSLILLGHSMGAAPVVSAAPELQKKGYIIPGVVVLDVVEGTAVESLPAMKSILSKRPESFRSVIDAIYWHVSSNCIRNVESARVSVPHIIVPAPMSPSSGPAASPGYKQVWRTNLLRTERYWEGWYKGLSERFLRAKCARLLVLAGEERLDRELMVGQMQGKFQLEVMSDVGHYLHEDNPARLAALLITFWRRNTRVLVLPPKIGTAGSGDGSGPVELKQVGQQ